In a genomic window of Leishmania infantum JPCM5 genome chromosome 3:
- a CDS encoding putative inorganic pyrophosphatase, translated as MFYKVGATDAIVSAWHDLPLYAGASDDQLVLTCVTEIPKGTRAKLELSKEEPHNPIKQDIFKSKEGQPLRYFSYGDMPFNYGFLPRTWEDPVHIDPNTKCIGDGDPVDVVHIGTPHRVGTYGPVRILGVLGLIDEGETDWKIIVESVSATAGEGYGMLSKVPQELQATIIDWFENYKVPDGKKRNEFAFNKVIKDAETALGIVSQCASQYNALVEGKCVNPGYWLR; from the coding sequence ATGTTTTACAAAGTTGGCGCCACAGACGCCATAGTGTCGGCATGGCACGACTTGCCCCTGTACGCTGGCGCTTCTGACGATCAGCTTGTCCTCACCTGCGTGACTGAGATCCCGAAGGGCACGCGCGCGAAGCTCGAGCTGAGCAAGGAGGAGCCGCACAACCCCATCAAGCAGGACATTTTCAAGAGCAAGGAggggcagccgctgcggtaCTTCTCGTACGGCGACATGCCCTTCAACTACGGATTCCTGCCCCGCACCTGGGAGGATCCGGTGCACATCGACCCGAACACCAAGTgcatcggcgacggcgacccCGTCGACGTCGTACACATCGGCACGCCGCATCGCGTGGGCACCTACGGACCAGTGCGCATCCTCGGTGTGCTCGGTCTGATTGACGAGGGCGAGACCGACTGGAAGATCATCGTCGAGTCTgtgtcggcgacggcgggcGAGGGCTACGGGATGCTGTCGAAGGTGCCGCAGGAGTTGCAAGCGACCATCATCGACTGGTTCGAGAACTATAAGGTGCCGGATGGCAAGAAGAGGAACGAGTTTGCCTTTAACAAGGTGATCAAGGATGCCGAGACGGCGCTGGGCATCGTCTCCCAGTGCGCCTCGCAGTATAACGCCTTGGTGGAGGGGAAGTGCGTCAACCCGGGCTATTGGCTTCGGTag